In Vanacampus margaritifer isolate UIUO_Vmar chromosome 18, RoL_Vmar_1.0, whole genome shotgun sequence, a genomic segment contains:
- the arhgap17a gene encoding rho GTPase-activating protein 17a isoform X1: MKKQFNRMKQLANQTVGRAEKTEVLSDDLLQIERRMELVRVVSHNTHKKMVSCLQGHIGADAEKRHSVPRLYTGNGQKKLPLTALSQAMVEGGNQLGEDSLIGKMMEVCGDAESRLASELMQHEIQIEKDVLDPLSQLAEVDIPNILKQRKQLAKLVLDYDSARARWLQATKSIISGTNTQALTAKADLLKEEVDEAMNKMEVCKDQLAADMYSFFSKEGDYACYFLTLLEAQAEYHRKSLTLLESVLPTIQAQQDSWIEKPAFGTALDEHLKRSGREIALPIEACVMMLLETGMKEEGLFRIAAGASKLKKLKAALDCSTSQLEEFYSDPHAVAGALKSYLRELPEPLMTHQLYDEWTQACSLSDADKRLQALWLVCDKLPKNNKTNLRYLVKFLAKLAQDSEVNKMTPSNIAIVLGPNLLWAKTEGSLAEMAAATSVHVVSIIEPIIQHADWFFPEDVDFNVSGMFAMPVPSSNHNNHLDYDSGTIERKRPGSLVGPETDTSRKDNSTSNKHSDHTLRRGSTTLGRKQHTSPAFQPPLPPVEAPGQGQGAGQVPLPSAEPQPQAPPGAAAPDSPHNLAQGLAALAAAQQLLAQNTEELSNPKLRDPTTAPTSHLQRNGSGAGSQAAGQTGTGTSPLMTRRVIKKQAPAPPKPPNLPPSQPSISTNPSQPLSPPLRPLSGHSPTSPTPPNSQQHSTPRRHSSNQPPIQAPSHPPPEPPTQASSPSPLAADSPSADPSPPDSPTPPDTPPPPAAPPGPDGASPSLYQTGSLPRPRPVPKPRNRPSMPPPPQPNPVTSDTNGIFASAYKMMDPAMTFKGLSRTLVPEFNADLQPAPVSSPPPPRDCELESESTVL, encoded by the exons AGCGGAGAAAACAGAAGTTCTCAGTGATGACCTTTTACAG ATTGAGCGGCGGATGGAGTTGGTGCGTGTGGTGtcccacaacacacacaagaagATGGTCTCTTGTCTACAGGGACACATTGGCGCAGATGCAGAGAAACGACAT TCCGTACCACGCCTCTATACAGGAAATGgtcag AAAAAGCTTCCCCTGACGGCGTTGTCCCAGGCTATGGTGGAAGGTGGAAACCAGCTGGGTGAAGACTCTTTAATAGG GAAGATGATGGAAGTGTGCGGGGACGCAGAAAGTCGTCTGGCATCTGAACTGATGCAACATGAGATACAGATAGAGAAAGACGTCCTGGATCCTCTCAGCCAGCTTGCAGAG GTGGACATCCCCAACATTCTGAAACAGAGGAAGCAGTTGGCCAAATTGGTGCTGGACTACGATTCTGCCAGAGCTAG ATGGTTGCAGGCGACCAAGTCAATAATCTCAGGAACAAATACTCAAGCACTGACAGCCAAGGCTGACCTTCTCAAGGAGGAGGTGGACGAGGCCATGAACAAAATGGAAGTTTGCAAG GACCAACTTGCCGCAGACATGTACAGTTTCTTCTCAAAAGAAGGAGACTATGCCTGCTATTTCTTAACG CTTCTTGAAGCTCAGGCGGAATACCATCGAAAATCTCTCACTTTACTGGAGAGCGTCTTGCCAACCATCCAGGCTCAGCAAG ATTCATGGATTGAGAAGCCCGCCTTTGGCACCGCGCTTGATGAACACCTGAAAAGGAGTGGGAGGGAGATCGCCCTGCCCATAGAGGCCTGTGTCATGATGCTATTAGAGACTGGCATGAAAGAAGAG GGTCTATTCAGAATTGCAGCCGGGGCATCCAAGCTAAAGAAGCTCAAGGCAGCGCTGGATTGTTCCACCTCACAATTGGAGGAGTTCTACTCTGACCCCCATGCTGTTGCTG GAGCACTGAAGTCCTACTTGAGGGAACTCCCTGAACCTTTAATGACCCATCAGCTTTATGATGAATGGACCCAAGCATGCAG tTTATCAGATGCAGACAAGAGGCTTCAGGCTCTTTGGCTTGTATGCGATAAGCTAccaaagaacaacaaaacaaacttgaG ATATCTGGTGAAGTTCCTTGCTAAACTGGCTCAGGACAGCGAGGTAAATAAAATGACTCCCAGCAACATTGCCATTGTGCTTGGACCCAATCTGCTCTGGGCCAAGACTGAAGG GAGTTTGGCAGAGATGGCTGCGGCTACATCTGTGCATGTGGTGTCTATAATCGAACCCATCATCCAACATGCTGACTGGTTCTTTCCCGAGG ATGTGGACTTCAATGTGTCTGGCATGTTCGCAATGCCTGTCCCCTCATCCAACCACAACAATCACCTGGATTATGACAGTGGCACTATTGAGAGGAAGAGACCAGGCAGTTTGGTGGGACCCGAGACAGACACAAGCCGCAAAGacaa TAGCACCTCTAACAAGCACTCGGACCACACCCTCCGTAGAGGCAGTACCACCTTAGGTAGAAAGCAGCACACCTCACCCGCTTTCCAACCCCCTTTACCCCCCGTGGAGGCTCCGGGGCAGGGACAAGGCGCCGGGCAGGTCCCGCTGCCCTCGGCCGAGCCCCAGCCGCAAGCTCCGCCGGGGGCGGCGGCGCCTGACAGCCCCCATAACTTGGCACAGGGTCTCGCCGCGCTTGCTGCCGCTCAGCAGCTTCTGGCGCAGAACACAGAGGAGCTAAG CAACCCAAAGCTTCGAGACCCCACAACCGCACCGACCTCCCACCTCCAGCGTAACGGTTCTGGAGCAGGGAGCCAGGCCGCCGGCCAGACTGGCACCGGGACCAGTCCGCTTATGACACGCCGAG TTATCAAGAAACaggcccccgctccccccaagCCGCCAAACCTTCCACCAAGCCAGCCCTCCATTTCAACCAACCCATCCCAGCCCCTAAGCCCCCCTCTCAGACCCCTCTCCGGCCACTCCCCGACCTCCCCCACGCCTCCCAACTCTCAGCAGCACAGCACGCCCCGGCGCCACTCCAGTAACCAGCCGCCCATCCAAGCCCCCAGCCACCCGCCCCCGGAACCACCGACACAAGCCAGTTCTCCCAGTCCACTCGCCGCAGATTCTCCGAGCGCCGACCCCTCGCCGCCGGACTCCCCCACCCCTCCGGATACCCCTCCGCCGCCCGCCGCTCCTCCCGGCCCGGACGGCGCTTCGCCGTCCCTCTACCAGACAGGCTCGCTGCCCCGGCCGCGGCCCGTGCCAAAGCCCAGGAACAGACCCAGCATGCCCCCGCCCCCGCAGCCCAACCCCGTCACCAGC
- the arhgap17a gene encoding rho GTPase-activating protein 17a isoform X4 has protein sequence MKKQFNRMKQLANQTVGRAEKTEVLSDDLLQIERRMELVRVVSHNTHKKMVSCLQGHIGADAEKRHKKLPLTALSQAMVEGGNQLGEDSLIGKMMEVCGDAESRLASELMQHEIQIEKDVLDPLSQLAEVDIPNILKQRKQLAKLVLDYDSARARWLQATKSIISGTNTQALTAKADLLKEEVDEAMNKMEVCKDQLAADMYSFFSKEGDYACYFLTLLEAQAEYHRKSLTLLESVLPTIQAQQDSWIEKPAFGTALDEHLKRSGREIALPIEACVMMLLETGMKEEGLFRIAAGASKLKKLKAALDCSTSQLEEFYSDPHAVAGALKSYLRELPEPLMTHQLYDEWTQACSLSDADKRLQALWLVCDKLPKNNKTNLRYLVKFLAKLAQDSEVNKMTPSNIAIVLGPNLLWAKTEGSLAEMAAATSVHVVSIIEPIIQHADWFFPEDVDFNVSGMFAMPVPSSNHNNHLDYDSGTIERKRPGSLVGPETDTSRKDNTSNKHSDHTLRRGSTTLGRKQHTSPAFQPPLPPVEAPGQGQGAGQVPLPSAEPQPQAPPGAAAPDSPHNLAQGLAALAAAQQLLAQNTEELSNPKLRDPTTAPTSHLQRNGSGAGSQAAGQTGTGTSPLMTRRVIKKQAPAPPKPPNLPPSQPSISTNPSQPLSPPLRPLSGHSPTSPTPPNSQQHSTPRRHSSNQPPIQAPSHPPPEPPTQASSPSPLAADSPSADPSPPDSPTPPDTPPPPAAPPGPDGASPSLYQTGSLPRPRPVPKPRNRPSMPPPPQPNPVTSDTNGIFASAYKMMDPAMTFKGLSRTLVPEFNADLQPAPVSSPPPPRDCELESESTVL, from the exons AGCGGAGAAAACAGAAGTTCTCAGTGATGACCTTTTACAG ATTGAGCGGCGGATGGAGTTGGTGCGTGTGGTGtcccacaacacacacaagaagATGGTCTCTTGTCTACAGGGACACATTGGCGCAGATGCAGAGAAACGACAT AAAAAGCTTCCCCTGACGGCGTTGTCCCAGGCTATGGTGGAAGGTGGAAACCAGCTGGGTGAAGACTCTTTAATAGG GAAGATGATGGAAGTGTGCGGGGACGCAGAAAGTCGTCTGGCATCTGAACTGATGCAACATGAGATACAGATAGAGAAAGACGTCCTGGATCCTCTCAGCCAGCTTGCAGAG GTGGACATCCCCAACATTCTGAAACAGAGGAAGCAGTTGGCCAAATTGGTGCTGGACTACGATTCTGCCAGAGCTAG ATGGTTGCAGGCGACCAAGTCAATAATCTCAGGAACAAATACTCAAGCACTGACAGCCAAGGCTGACCTTCTCAAGGAGGAGGTGGACGAGGCCATGAACAAAATGGAAGTTTGCAAG GACCAACTTGCCGCAGACATGTACAGTTTCTTCTCAAAAGAAGGAGACTATGCCTGCTATTTCTTAACG CTTCTTGAAGCTCAGGCGGAATACCATCGAAAATCTCTCACTTTACTGGAGAGCGTCTTGCCAACCATCCAGGCTCAGCAAG ATTCATGGATTGAGAAGCCCGCCTTTGGCACCGCGCTTGATGAACACCTGAAAAGGAGTGGGAGGGAGATCGCCCTGCCCATAGAGGCCTGTGTCATGATGCTATTAGAGACTGGCATGAAAGAAGAG GGTCTATTCAGAATTGCAGCCGGGGCATCCAAGCTAAAGAAGCTCAAGGCAGCGCTGGATTGTTCCACCTCACAATTGGAGGAGTTCTACTCTGACCCCCATGCTGTTGCTG GAGCACTGAAGTCCTACTTGAGGGAACTCCCTGAACCTTTAATGACCCATCAGCTTTATGATGAATGGACCCAAGCATGCAG tTTATCAGATGCAGACAAGAGGCTTCAGGCTCTTTGGCTTGTATGCGATAAGCTAccaaagaacaacaaaacaaacttgaG ATATCTGGTGAAGTTCCTTGCTAAACTGGCTCAGGACAGCGAGGTAAATAAAATGACTCCCAGCAACATTGCCATTGTGCTTGGACCCAATCTGCTCTGGGCCAAGACTGAAGG GAGTTTGGCAGAGATGGCTGCGGCTACATCTGTGCATGTGGTGTCTATAATCGAACCCATCATCCAACATGCTGACTGGTTCTTTCCCGAGG ATGTGGACTTCAATGTGTCTGGCATGTTCGCAATGCCTGTCCCCTCATCCAACCACAACAATCACCTGGATTATGACAGTGGCACTATTGAGAGGAAGAGACCAGGCAGTTTGGTGGGACCCGAGACAGACACAAGCCGCAAAGacaa CACCTCTAACAAGCACTCGGACCACACCCTCCGTAGAGGCAGTACCACCTTAGGTAGAAAGCAGCACACCTCACCCGCTTTCCAACCCCCTTTACCCCCCGTGGAGGCTCCGGGGCAGGGACAAGGCGCCGGGCAGGTCCCGCTGCCCTCGGCCGAGCCCCAGCCGCAAGCTCCGCCGGGGGCGGCGGCGCCTGACAGCCCCCATAACTTGGCACAGGGTCTCGCCGCGCTTGCTGCCGCTCAGCAGCTTCTGGCGCAGAACACAGAGGAGCTAAG CAACCCAAAGCTTCGAGACCCCACAACCGCACCGACCTCCCACCTCCAGCGTAACGGTTCTGGAGCAGGGAGCCAGGCCGCCGGCCAGACTGGCACCGGGACCAGTCCGCTTATGACACGCCGAG TTATCAAGAAACaggcccccgctccccccaagCCGCCAAACCTTCCACCAAGCCAGCCCTCCATTTCAACCAACCCATCCCAGCCCCTAAGCCCCCCTCTCAGACCCCTCTCCGGCCACTCCCCGACCTCCCCCACGCCTCCCAACTCTCAGCAGCACAGCACGCCCCGGCGCCACTCCAGTAACCAGCCGCCCATCCAAGCCCCCAGCCACCCGCCCCCGGAACCACCGACACAAGCCAGTTCTCCCAGTCCACTCGCCGCAGATTCTCCGAGCGCCGACCCCTCGCCGCCGGACTCCCCCACCCCTCCGGATACCCCTCCGCCGCCCGCCGCTCCTCCCGGCCCGGACGGCGCTTCGCCGTCCCTCTACCAGACAGGCTCGCTGCCCCGGCCGCGGCCCGTGCCAAAGCCCAGGAACAGACCCAGCATGCCCCCGCCCCCGCAGCCCAACCCCGTCACCAGC
- the arhgap17a gene encoding rho GTPase-activating protein 17a isoform X3, with amino-acid sequence MKKQFNRMKQLANQTVGRAEKTEVLSDDLLQIERRMELVRVVSHNTHKKMVSCLQGHIGADAEKRHKKLPLTALSQAMVEGGNQLGEDSLIGKMMEVCGDAESRLASELMQHEIQIEKDVLDPLSQLAEVDIPNILKQRKQLAKLVLDYDSARARWLQATKSIISGTNTQALTAKADLLKEEVDEAMNKMEVCKDQLAADMYSFFSKEGDYACYFLTLLEAQAEYHRKSLTLLESVLPTIQAQQDSWIEKPAFGTALDEHLKRSGREIALPIEACVMMLLETGMKEEGLFRIAAGASKLKKLKAALDCSTSQLEEFYSDPHAVAGALKSYLRELPEPLMTHQLYDEWTQACSLSDADKRLQALWLVCDKLPKNNKTNLRYLVKFLAKLAQDSEVNKMTPSNIAIVLGPNLLWAKTEGSLAEMAAATSVHVVSIIEPIIQHADWFFPEDVDFNVSGMFAMPVPSSNHNNHLDYDSGTIERKRPGSLVGPETDTSRKDNSTSNKHSDHTLRRGSTTLGRKQHTSPAFQPPLPPVEAPGQGQGAGQVPLPSAEPQPQAPPGAAAPDSPHNLAQGLAALAAAQQLLAQNTEELSNPKLRDPTTAPTSHLQRNGSGAGSQAAGQTGTGTSPLMTRRVIKKQAPAPPKPPNLPPSQPSISTNPSQPLSPPLRPLSGHSPTSPTPPNSQQHSTPRRHSSNQPPIQAPSHPPPEPPTQASSPSPLAADSPSADPSPPDSPTPPDTPPPPAAPPGPDGASPSLYQTGSLPRPRPVPKPRNRPSMPPPPQPNPVTSDTNGIFASAYKMMDPAMTFKGLSRTLVPEFNADLQPAPVSSPPPPRDCELESESTVL; translated from the exons AGCGGAGAAAACAGAAGTTCTCAGTGATGACCTTTTACAG ATTGAGCGGCGGATGGAGTTGGTGCGTGTGGTGtcccacaacacacacaagaagATGGTCTCTTGTCTACAGGGACACATTGGCGCAGATGCAGAGAAACGACAT AAAAAGCTTCCCCTGACGGCGTTGTCCCAGGCTATGGTGGAAGGTGGAAACCAGCTGGGTGAAGACTCTTTAATAGG GAAGATGATGGAAGTGTGCGGGGACGCAGAAAGTCGTCTGGCATCTGAACTGATGCAACATGAGATACAGATAGAGAAAGACGTCCTGGATCCTCTCAGCCAGCTTGCAGAG GTGGACATCCCCAACATTCTGAAACAGAGGAAGCAGTTGGCCAAATTGGTGCTGGACTACGATTCTGCCAGAGCTAG ATGGTTGCAGGCGACCAAGTCAATAATCTCAGGAACAAATACTCAAGCACTGACAGCCAAGGCTGACCTTCTCAAGGAGGAGGTGGACGAGGCCATGAACAAAATGGAAGTTTGCAAG GACCAACTTGCCGCAGACATGTACAGTTTCTTCTCAAAAGAAGGAGACTATGCCTGCTATTTCTTAACG CTTCTTGAAGCTCAGGCGGAATACCATCGAAAATCTCTCACTTTACTGGAGAGCGTCTTGCCAACCATCCAGGCTCAGCAAG ATTCATGGATTGAGAAGCCCGCCTTTGGCACCGCGCTTGATGAACACCTGAAAAGGAGTGGGAGGGAGATCGCCCTGCCCATAGAGGCCTGTGTCATGATGCTATTAGAGACTGGCATGAAAGAAGAG GGTCTATTCAGAATTGCAGCCGGGGCATCCAAGCTAAAGAAGCTCAAGGCAGCGCTGGATTGTTCCACCTCACAATTGGAGGAGTTCTACTCTGACCCCCATGCTGTTGCTG GAGCACTGAAGTCCTACTTGAGGGAACTCCCTGAACCTTTAATGACCCATCAGCTTTATGATGAATGGACCCAAGCATGCAG tTTATCAGATGCAGACAAGAGGCTTCAGGCTCTTTGGCTTGTATGCGATAAGCTAccaaagaacaacaaaacaaacttgaG ATATCTGGTGAAGTTCCTTGCTAAACTGGCTCAGGACAGCGAGGTAAATAAAATGACTCCCAGCAACATTGCCATTGTGCTTGGACCCAATCTGCTCTGGGCCAAGACTGAAGG GAGTTTGGCAGAGATGGCTGCGGCTACATCTGTGCATGTGGTGTCTATAATCGAACCCATCATCCAACATGCTGACTGGTTCTTTCCCGAGG ATGTGGACTTCAATGTGTCTGGCATGTTCGCAATGCCTGTCCCCTCATCCAACCACAACAATCACCTGGATTATGACAGTGGCACTATTGAGAGGAAGAGACCAGGCAGTTTGGTGGGACCCGAGACAGACACAAGCCGCAAAGacaa TAGCACCTCTAACAAGCACTCGGACCACACCCTCCGTAGAGGCAGTACCACCTTAGGTAGAAAGCAGCACACCTCACCCGCTTTCCAACCCCCTTTACCCCCCGTGGAGGCTCCGGGGCAGGGACAAGGCGCCGGGCAGGTCCCGCTGCCCTCGGCCGAGCCCCAGCCGCAAGCTCCGCCGGGGGCGGCGGCGCCTGACAGCCCCCATAACTTGGCACAGGGTCTCGCCGCGCTTGCTGCCGCTCAGCAGCTTCTGGCGCAGAACACAGAGGAGCTAAG CAACCCAAAGCTTCGAGACCCCACAACCGCACCGACCTCCCACCTCCAGCGTAACGGTTCTGGAGCAGGGAGCCAGGCCGCCGGCCAGACTGGCACCGGGACCAGTCCGCTTATGACACGCCGAG TTATCAAGAAACaggcccccgctccccccaagCCGCCAAACCTTCCACCAAGCCAGCCCTCCATTTCAACCAACCCATCCCAGCCCCTAAGCCCCCCTCTCAGACCCCTCTCCGGCCACTCCCCGACCTCCCCCACGCCTCCCAACTCTCAGCAGCACAGCACGCCCCGGCGCCACTCCAGTAACCAGCCGCCCATCCAAGCCCCCAGCCACCCGCCCCCGGAACCACCGACACAAGCCAGTTCTCCCAGTCCACTCGCCGCAGATTCTCCGAGCGCCGACCCCTCGCCGCCGGACTCCCCCACCCCTCCGGATACCCCTCCGCCGCCCGCCGCTCCTCCCGGCCCGGACGGCGCTTCGCCGTCCCTCTACCAGACAGGCTCGCTGCCCCGGCCGCGGCCCGTGCCAAAGCCCAGGAACAGACCCAGCATGCCCCCGCCCCCGCAGCCCAACCCCGTCACCAGC
- the arhgap17a gene encoding rho GTPase-activating protein 17a isoform X5 → MKKQFNRMKQLANQTVGRAEKTEVLSDDLLQIERRMELVRVVSHNTHKKMVSCLQGHIGADAEKRHSVPRLYTGNGQKKLPLTALSQAMVEGGNQLGEDSLIGKMMEVCGDAESRLASELMQHEIQIEKDVLDPLSQLAEVDIPNILKQRKQLAKLVLDYDSARARWLQATKSIISGTNTQALTAKADLLKEEVDEAMNKMEVCKDQLAADMYSFFSKEGDYACYFLTLLEAQAEYHRKSLTLLESVLPTIQAQQDSWIEKPAFGTALDEHLKRSGREIALPIEACVMMLLETGMKEEGLFRIAAGASKLKKLKAALDCSTSQLEEFYSDPHAVAGALKSYLRELPEPLMTHQLYDEWTQACSLSDADKRLQALWLVCDKLPKNNKTNLRYLVKFLAKLAQDSEVNKMTPSNIAIVLGPNLLWAKTEGSLAEMAAATSVHVVSIIEPIIQHADWFFPEDVDFNVSGMFAMPVPSSNHNNHLDYDSGTIERKRPGSLVGPETDTSRKDNSTSNKHSDHTLRRGSTTLGRKQHTSPAFQPPLPPVEAPGQGQGAGQVPLPSAEPQPQAPPGAAAPDSPHNLAQGLAALAAAQQLLAQNTEELSNPKLRDPTTAPTSHLQRNGSGAGSQAAGQTGTGTSPLMTRRVIKKQAPAPPKPPNLPPSQPSISTNPSQPLSPPLRPLSGHSPTSPTPPNSQQHSTPRRHSSNQPPIQAPSHPPPEPPTQASSPSPLAADSPSADPSPPDSPTPPDTPPPPAAPPGPDGASPSLYQTGSLPRPRPVPKPRNRPSMPPPPQPNPVTSDTNGIFASAYKMMG, encoded by the exons AGCGGAGAAAACAGAAGTTCTCAGTGATGACCTTTTACAG ATTGAGCGGCGGATGGAGTTGGTGCGTGTGGTGtcccacaacacacacaagaagATGGTCTCTTGTCTACAGGGACACATTGGCGCAGATGCAGAGAAACGACAT TCCGTACCACGCCTCTATACAGGAAATGgtcag AAAAAGCTTCCCCTGACGGCGTTGTCCCAGGCTATGGTGGAAGGTGGAAACCAGCTGGGTGAAGACTCTTTAATAGG GAAGATGATGGAAGTGTGCGGGGACGCAGAAAGTCGTCTGGCATCTGAACTGATGCAACATGAGATACAGATAGAGAAAGACGTCCTGGATCCTCTCAGCCAGCTTGCAGAG GTGGACATCCCCAACATTCTGAAACAGAGGAAGCAGTTGGCCAAATTGGTGCTGGACTACGATTCTGCCAGAGCTAG ATGGTTGCAGGCGACCAAGTCAATAATCTCAGGAACAAATACTCAAGCACTGACAGCCAAGGCTGACCTTCTCAAGGAGGAGGTGGACGAGGCCATGAACAAAATGGAAGTTTGCAAG GACCAACTTGCCGCAGACATGTACAGTTTCTTCTCAAAAGAAGGAGACTATGCCTGCTATTTCTTAACG CTTCTTGAAGCTCAGGCGGAATACCATCGAAAATCTCTCACTTTACTGGAGAGCGTCTTGCCAACCATCCAGGCTCAGCAAG ATTCATGGATTGAGAAGCCCGCCTTTGGCACCGCGCTTGATGAACACCTGAAAAGGAGTGGGAGGGAGATCGCCCTGCCCATAGAGGCCTGTGTCATGATGCTATTAGAGACTGGCATGAAAGAAGAG GGTCTATTCAGAATTGCAGCCGGGGCATCCAAGCTAAAGAAGCTCAAGGCAGCGCTGGATTGTTCCACCTCACAATTGGAGGAGTTCTACTCTGACCCCCATGCTGTTGCTG GAGCACTGAAGTCCTACTTGAGGGAACTCCCTGAACCTTTAATGACCCATCAGCTTTATGATGAATGGACCCAAGCATGCAG tTTATCAGATGCAGACAAGAGGCTTCAGGCTCTTTGGCTTGTATGCGATAAGCTAccaaagaacaacaaaacaaacttgaG ATATCTGGTGAAGTTCCTTGCTAAACTGGCTCAGGACAGCGAGGTAAATAAAATGACTCCCAGCAACATTGCCATTGTGCTTGGACCCAATCTGCTCTGGGCCAAGACTGAAGG GAGTTTGGCAGAGATGGCTGCGGCTACATCTGTGCATGTGGTGTCTATAATCGAACCCATCATCCAACATGCTGACTGGTTCTTTCCCGAGG ATGTGGACTTCAATGTGTCTGGCATGTTCGCAATGCCTGTCCCCTCATCCAACCACAACAATCACCTGGATTATGACAGTGGCACTATTGAGAGGAAGAGACCAGGCAGTTTGGTGGGACCCGAGACAGACACAAGCCGCAAAGacaa TAGCACCTCTAACAAGCACTCGGACCACACCCTCCGTAGAGGCAGTACCACCTTAGGTAGAAAGCAGCACACCTCACCCGCTTTCCAACCCCCTTTACCCCCCGTGGAGGCTCCGGGGCAGGGACAAGGCGCCGGGCAGGTCCCGCTGCCCTCGGCCGAGCCCCAGCCGCAAGCTCCGCCGGGGGCGGCGGCGCCTGACAGCCCCCATAACTTGGCACAGGGTCTCGCCGCGCTTGCTGCCGCTCAGCAGCTTCTGGCGCAGAACACAGAGGAGCTAAG CAACCCAAAGCTTCGAGACCCCACAACCGCACCGACCTCCCACCTCCAGCGTAACGGTTCTGGAGCAGGGAGCCAGGCCGCCGGCCAGACTGGCACCGGGACCAGTCCGCTTATGACACGCCGAG TTATCAAGAAACaggcccccgctccccccaagCCGCCAAACCTTCCACCAAGCCAGCCCTCCATTTCAACCAACCCATCCCAGCCCCTAAGCCCCCCTCTCAGACCCCTCTCCGGCCACTCCCCGACCTCCCCCACGCCTCCCAACTCTCAGCAGCACAGCACGCCCCGGCGCCACTCCAGTAACCAGCCGCCCATCCAAGCCCCCAGCCACCCGCCCCCGGAACCACCGACACAAGCCAGTTCTCCCAGTCCACTCGCCGCAGATTCTCCGAGCGCCGACCCCTCGCCGCCGGACTCCCCCACCCCTCCGGATACCCCTCCGCCGCCCGCCGCTCCTCCCGGCCCGGACGGCGCTTCGCCGTCCCTCTACCAGACAGGCTCGCTGCCCCGGCCGCGGCCCGTGCCAAAGCCCAGGAACAGACCCAGCATGCCCCCGCCCCCGCAGCCCAACCCCGTCACCAGC